The Coffea arabica cultivar ET-39 chromosome 8e, Coffea Arabica ET-39 HiFi, whole genome shotgun sequence genome window below encodes:
- the LOC113703140 gene encoding uncharacterized protein, which yields MEKFQKQLSITMGEEKSCNSIGSAVHESDVVQAVVRKTPPADYTLKIDSFAFLLEMLEKTKAKSYSSRIFEASGYDWKLHLYPRGDEKRNGEGYISFYVGIQGNATLPLGWQINANIKFFVYDQIRDEYLVFQDASEEAIRFHEMKKEWGTAQLLDLKIFHDATNGFLLHDKCAFGVEILAKRYSGRGECLSLPVNIFSTYTWKVVKYSKTGNVIYSDVFVMGNLKWKIMLYPNGGQNQEGKNISLFLASAIEDTNFRIFAEYKLCIKNQKNDKDLERTTNHLFTHTKKDWGWSAFHPLIDIKDPFKGYLLKDTLIVKVEITRISTAKDFSSK from the exons ATGGAAAAGTTTCAAAAGCAACTGAGCATTACAATGGGGGAGGAGAAGTCGTGCAATAGTATAGGATCAGCGGTTCACGAGTCTG ATGTTGTGCAAGCAGTGGTCAGAAAGACACCTCCAGCTGACTACACATTGAAGATTGACTCATTCGCTTTTCTTCTTGAAATGCTcgagaaaacaaaagcaaagagTTATAGTTCAAGGATTTTTGAAGCTTCTGGTTATGACTG GAAATTACATCTTTACCCACGAGGCGATGAAAAGAGAAATGGAGAGGGATACATATCTTTTTACGTTGGTATCCAAGGCAATGCTACCCTTCCTCTTGGCTGGCAGATCAATGCAAACATCAAGTTCTTTGTGTATGATCAGATTCGAGACGAGTACTTGGTATTTCAAg ATGCTAGCGAAGAAGCAATAAGATTCCATGAAATGAAGAAAGAATGGGGCACTGCCCAATTGCTGGATCTCAAAATTTTTCATGATGCCACAAACGGTTTCCTTCTTCATGACAAATGTGCATTTGGGGTGGAGATTTTGGCCAAAAGATACTCCGGCAGAGGAGAGTGCTTGTCTCTGCCTGTGAACATATTCAGTACTTACACTTGGAAAGTGGTCAAATACTCAAAGACTGGAAATGTTATATACTCTGATGTTTTTGTTATGGGAAATTTAAAATG gAAGATAATGCTTTATCCGAATGGAGGCCAGAATCAAGAAGGGAAAAACATTTCCCTCTTTCTAGCGTCAGCTATTGAAGACACTAATTTCAGAATATTCGCAGAATACAAATTGTGCATAAAGAACCAGAAAAATGACAAAGATTTGGAGCGTACAA CTAATCATTTGTTCACTCATACAAAAAAGGATTGGGGTTGGTCTGCGTTTCACCCCCTGATTGACATTAAAGATCCTTTCAAGGGCTACCTATTGAAAGATACTCTAATTGTCAAAGTTGAAATCACCCGTATCTCAACTGCGAAAGATTTCTCCTCAAAATGA
- the LOC113704455 gene encoding uncharacterized protein: MGQEKSCKTIGSPVDNSDVVQAVVRKTPPADYTLMIDSFSFLLEMLDKTNAESYSSKIFEASGYNWKLHLYPRGDVNRNGLGFISFYTSIHNSSALPLRWQINANIELFVYDQIRGEYLVFQDVSGEAIRLDEMKKEWGTAQLLDLKIFHDPTNGFLLDDKCAFGVEILAKRYSGRGEYLPLPVNIFSTYTWKVVKYSQSEKLIYSDVFVMGNLNWKLVLFPNGYQIQEGKSISLSLMSAHEDTNFRIYAEYKLRIKNQMNGKDLERTANHLFSYCDFDRGWPAFHSLDDIKDSSKGYLVKDTLIVEAEVTRISTVNDLSSK, from the exons ATGGGGCAGGAGAAGTCGTGCAAAACTATAGGTTCACCGGTTGACAACTCCG ATGTTGTGCAAGCGGTGGTCAGAAAGACACCTCCAGCTGACTACACATTAATGATCGACtcattctcttttcttcttgaaATGCTCGATAAAACAAATGCAGAGAGTTATAGTTCAAAGATTTTTGAAGCTTCTGGTTACAACTG GAAATTGCATCTTTACCCACGGGGTGACGTGAATAGAAATGGATTAGGATTCATCTCCTTTTACACGAGTATCCATAACAGTAGTGCCCTTCCTCTGCGCTGGCAGATCAATGCAAACATCGAGTTATTTGTGTATGATCAGATTCGAGGCGAGTACTTAGTTTTCCAAG ATGTTAGCGGAGAAGCAATACGATTGgatgaaatgaagaaagaaTGGGGCACTGCCCAATTGCTGGATCTCAAAATTTTTCACGATCCCACAAACGGGTTCCTTCTTGATGACAAATGTGCATTTGGGGTGGAGATTTTGGCCAAAAGATATTCAGGCAGAGGAGAGTATTTGCCTCTGCCTGTGAACATATTCAGTACTTACACTTGGAAAGTGGTCAAATACTCGCAGAGTGAAAAACTTATATATTCTGATGTTTTCGTTATGGGAAATCTAAATTG GAAGCTGGTTCTTTTTCCGAATGGATACCAGATCCAAGAAGGGAAAAGCATTTCCCTCTCTCTAATGTCAGCTCATGAAGACACTAATTTTAGAATATATGCAGAATACAAATTACGCATAAAGAACCAGATGAATGGCAAAGATTTGGAACGTACAG CTAATCATTTGTTCTCTTATTGCGATTTTGATCGGGGTTGGCCAGCCTTTCACTCTTTGGATGACATTAAAGATTCTTCTAAAGGCTACCTAGTGAAAGATACTCTAATTGTTGAAGCTGAAGTCACTCGTATCTCGACTGTGAATGATTTGTCCTCAAAATGA